The Polycladomyces subterraneus DNA window AATCCTTCATTGATGTCCTCAAGACGGATGCGATCAGTCAGTAGCCGGTTGACCGGCAAGCGGCCTTGCTTATACAGCTCGATAAAACGAGGAATATCGCGTGCCGGAACGCAGCTTCCAACGTAAGACCCCTTGATGGTCCGCTCTTCAGCGGCGAGCAGGACTTGCGGGAAAGAAAAATGGTGTTCCGGATGGGGCAGTCCCGCCGTGACGGTTGTGCCACCGCGACGCGTGATGGCGAATGCAGTCTGCATAGCAGGTACTGCACCAGCGGTTTCAATTGCGAATTCCACACCGCCATTGGTGGCCTCGCGAATTTGTTGTGTCACTTCTGGATCCCGTGCATCAAATGCATCGGTGGTCCCCAGTTCCAGTGCCATCTCAAGTTTTGCAGGATTTACATCCACAGCTATGATGCGCCTTGCCCCAGCTACGAGGGCACCAAGTATGGCGCTCAGGCCGACTCCGCCCAGACCGACCACAGCTACACTGCTGCCCACCGGGACGCGGGCGGTATTCACCACAGCTCCAACTCCGGTCATAACAGCACATCCGAAGACTGCGACTTCATCAAACGGTATTTCCGGATCAACCTTGATCAAGGATTTCCTTGATACGACCGCATACTCCGCAAACCCCGAAACACCTAGATGATGATGAATGTCTGTCCCGTCTTTATGTAACCTTCTCTCCCCAGACAAAAGAGTCCCCGCGCTATTGGCAGCAGCGCCCGGTTCACAGAGAGCGGGTCGCCCTTCTTGGCAGGGCAGGCAGTGTCCACAACTGGGCACAAAAGCGCAGACTACATGATCGCCAGGCTGAAGATCGGTTACACCTGGCCCGACTTCCACGACCTCACCTGCTGCTTCGTGACCAAGGGCCATCGGCGTTGGTCGGGGCCGGCTGCCGTTGATGACAGACAGATCCGAGTGGCACAAACCAGCGGCGCGTATACGAATCAGCACTTCATCCATTTGAGGAGGGTCAAGATCCAGAGTTTCTATTCGAAGTGGCCGACTGTCCTTGTAAGGAGACGGAAGGTTCATTTTATGCAGAACGGCGGCGCGTATTTTCATCTGAAATTGCCTCCTTTTTGAGGTGACAAAGTATTATAAGCTTTAAAATCTGATTCGTAATATCCTTCCGTGGATTTACGGAATGAATTGAATTGCTCTGTATCGTGCCCAAAACAAATCTCCGACTGGGTTTCTAGCGCTATCCGGCGGATGCGCTCCAACAAACCAAGTTTTTTCAATTTATATTCTATTGACAAAACGTTACACATTACAAGGTATAACTCTCAGATTTGTCTAAAAAACTCGACTCCATTCCCTCCTACGCCTCAGGACATACAAACCGAACCTTCCCTGGCTTGCTCATATATGGTCTCTTGAAAAACCCGTTCGGTCGATGCGATCCGCCGCTTCGACCAAGGCTGTCCGAGCATCGAGGCAGTGCTCTTTTCGATTCGTCATCTTCCTCGTTCCAAATCTTCCTCAGTCCGATCCACCAGAACCACATCATATCCAGCTTTAGCAGCCACTTGGGCGACCTCATAAGCCCTGCACCGACTACCAAAATCGTATTCACCATATTTTTTCTCTCCTTATACTCGTACGGCCTC harbors:
- a CDS encoding zinc-dependent alcohol dehydrogenase family protein, whose product is MKIRAAVLHKMNLPSPYKDSRPLRIETLDLDPPQMDEVLIRIRAAGLCHSDLSVINGSRPRPTPMALGHEAAGEVVEVGPGVTDLQPGDHVVCAFVPSCGHCLPCQEGRPALCEPGAAANSAGTLLSGERRLHKDGTDIHHHLGVSGFAEYAVVSRKSLIKVDPEIPFDEVAVFGCAVMTGVGAVVNTARVPVGSSVAVVGLGGVGLSAILGALVAGARRIIAVDVNPAKLEMALELGTTDAFDARDPEVTQQIREATNGGVEFAIETAGAVPAMQTAFAITRRGGTTVTAGLPHPEHHFSFPQVLLAAEERTIKGSYVGSCVPARDIPRFIELYKQGRLPVNRLLTDRIRLEDINEGFDRLDRGEVSRLVVVM